The Fragaria vesca subsp. vesca linkage group LG2, FraVesHawaii_1.0, whole genome shotgun sequence genome includes a window with the following:
- the LOC101291115 gene encoding nicalin-1-like → MGHGNKPGQRQVLESVYSAIALFFILVACVELCDAATVVDVYRLIQYDMSGAQFGSRLANLNHHAGSLHSPPGSDLSRTVLIIPLRDLNITFVTEYITQKQPLGGLLILLPQMFRPENIEMAKSSHQTDGDDQLKTVLAELEKLLIHSKIPYPVYFAFEDDDIEAVLADVKRNDASGQPATATTGGYKLVVSVPEPKKRASPTITNIQGWLSGLKTDEGTNQLPTIVIVASYDTFGAAPSLSVGSDSNGSGVVALLEIARLFSVLYSNPKTRGRYNLLFGLTSGGPYNYNGTYKWLRSFDQRLRESVDYTICLNSVGSWDKELWLHVSKPPENAYIKQIFEGFSDVAEELGITVGLKHKKINISNSRVAWEHEQFSRLRVTAATLSELSVAPELLESTGSLLDGRLFVDETAVIKSVKLVAEGLARHIYGHKGKNIQIFAENSSLAVNPSYIKSWLDLLSQTPRVAPFLSKSDPFILALKKELENHTDEVNVQHEVLDGVFTFYDPTRASLNVYQVASVTFDLLLLLVLGSYLIVLFSFLVVTTRGLDDLISLFRRPPSRKVKAA, encoded by the exons ATGGGCCATGGGAATAAGCCCGGGCAGCGCCAAGTGTTGGAGTCCGTCTACTCGGCGATCGCGCTCTTCTTCATCCTCGTCGCCTGCGTCGAGCTCTGTGACGCCGCCACCGTCGTCGACGTCTACCGCCTGATCCAGTACGACATGTCGGGCGCTCAGTTCGGATCTCGCCTCGCCAATCTGAATCACCACGCTGGCTCCCTTCACTCTCCTCCTGGCTCTGATCTCTCTCGCACTGTCCTCATCATCCCCTTGCGTGACCTCAACATCACCTTCGTCACAG AATATATTACGCAGAAGCAGCCTCTGGGAGGCTTGCTGATTTTGCTTCCCCAGATGTTTAGGCCTGAAAATATTGAAATGGCAAAGAGTAGTCATCAGACTGATGGAGATGATCAATTGAAGACTGTTTTGGCTGAACTTGAAAAGCTACTTATACATTCCAAGATACCT TATCCTGTATATTTTGCTTTTGAAGATGATGATATTGAGGCTGTGTTGGCTGATGTCAAGAGGAATGATGCCAGTGGCCAGCCTGCCACCGCCACTACTGGAGG ATACAAGCTTGTTGTTTCAGTTCCAGAACCTAAGAAACGTGCGTCACCCACCATTACAAACATTCAG GGATGGTTGTCTGGGTTGAAAACTGATGAAGGCACAAATCAACTTCCAACTATTGTTATTGTAGCATCATATGACACATTTGGGGCAGCTCCT TCATTATCAGTGGGAAGTGATAGCAATGGAAGTGGTGTTGTCGCCTTACTTGAAATTGCTAGGTTATTTTCTGTTCTTTACTCAAATCCCAAGACAAGAGGAAGGTACAATTTGCTTTTTGGGTTGACATCTGGAGGACCGTATAACTACAATGGAACTTATAAG TGGCTCCGGAGCTTTGACCAACGCCTTCGTGAAAGTGTTGACTACACTATTTGCTTGAATAGTGTTGGCTCATGGGACAAAGAATTGTGGCTTCATGTGTCTAAGCCTCCAGAAAATGCTTACATAAAGCAAATTTTTGAA GGTTTCTCTGATGTAGCAGAAGAGTTGGGCATTACAGTTGGTTTGAAGCACAAGAAAATAAATATTTCAAATTCTCGA GTAGCTTGGGAACATGAGCAGTTTTCACGGCTGAGAGTTACTGCTGCCACCCTTTCTGAACTCTCTGTTGCTCCTGAACTGTTAGAAAGCACTGGAAGTCTGCTTGATGGCAG GCTATTTGTTGATGAAACTGCAGTTATTAAAAGTGTCAAGTTAGTTGCTGAGGGCCTTGCG AGGCATATATATGGTCACAAAGGAAAGAACATTCAAATCTTTGCAGAAAACAGCAGTTTGGCAGTTAATCCTTCATACATAAAATCATGGTTGGATCTATTGTCGCAAACACCTCGAGTGGCACCATTTTTATCAAAGAGTGATCCATTTATCTTGGCATTGAAAAAG GAGTTGGAAAATCATACTGATGAGGTGAATGTGCAGCATGAGGTTCTTGATGGAGTGTTTACTTTCTACGATCCAACTAGGGCTAGCCTTAACGTATATCAG GTCGCCAGTGTGACATTTGACTTGCTGTTGCTTCTAGTCTTGGGATCGTATCTGATAGTTCTCTTCAGTTTTCTTGTTGTCACAACTAGG GGTCTTGATGATCTAATTAGCTTATTTCGACGACCTCCCTCACGTAAAGTGAAAGCAGCTTGA